Proteins from a genomic interval of Ferrovibrio terrae:
- a CDS encoding urease accessory protein UreE, protein MLKAISVTPAGHWPAPERRATVTLAHHDRHRRRIRLTADDGSTFLLDLSEATVLRHGDGLKLESGGYIEVQAAPEPLIEVRAASAQLLARLAWHLGNRHLPAEIHADCILIRDDHVIVDMLKGLGAEVKAVDAPFDPEGGAYGQHNHDPSHPYGLGSRYGKQEHSHGGHSHVYPHADDPGHEHDHYHDHDHKH, encoded by the coding sequence ATGTTGAAGGCAATCTCCGTTACGCCCGCCGGCCACTGGCCCGCGCCTGAACGCCGCGCCACCGTCACGCTGGCGCATCACGACCGGCATCGCCGCCGCATCCGGCTCACCGCCGATGACGGCAGCACTTTCCTGCTCGATCTTTCCGAGGCGACTGTGCTGCGACACGGCGACGGGCTGAAGCTCGAGAGCGGCGGCTATATCGAGGTGCAGGCCGCGCCCGAGCCATTGATCGAAGTGCGCGCCGCCTCGGCCCAGCTGCTGGCGCGGCTGGCCTGGCATCTCGGCAACCGGCACCTTCCCGCTGAAATTCACGCGGATTGCATTCTCATCCGCGACGATCATGTGATCGTCGACATGCTGAAGGGTCTCGGCGCCGAGGTGAAGGCGGTGGACGCGCCCTTCGATCCCGAAGGCGGCGCCTACGGCCAGCACAACCACGATCCCTCGCATCCCTATGGTCTCGGCTCGCGCTACGGCAAGCAGGAACATAGTCATGGCGGCCATAGCCATGTGTATCCTCATGCCGATGACCCCGGCCATGAGCACGATCACTACCACGACCATGACCACAAGCACTGA
- the ureC gene encoding urease subunit alpha, with protein sequence MANRIPRKAYAGMYGPTVGDKVRLADTDIIIEVEKDFTSMPPTAKAGEGGYSANTPLYGEEVKFGGGKVIRDGMGQSQVTNAAGAVDTVITNALILDHWGIVKADIGLKNGRIHAIGKAGNPDIQSGIDIIIGPGTEAIAGEGKIITAGGFDAHIHFICPQQIEEALCSGVTTMMGGGTGPAAGTSATTCTPGPFHIMRMMQAAEAFPMNIGFLGKGNAARPEGLVEQVAAGVCGLKLHEDWGTTPAAIDNCLNVADAHDIQVAIHTDTLNESGFVEDTIAAFKHRTIHAFHTEGAGGGHAPDIIKVAGLANVLPSSTNPTMPYTVNTVDEHLDMLMVCHHLDARIPEDVAFADSRIRRETIAAEDILHDLGAFSMMSSDSQAMGRVGEVIIRTWQTADKMKKQRGRLPEEKGDNDNVRARRYIAKYTINPALSHGVAHEIGSVEVGKFADLVIWSPAFFGVKPDMILKGGSIAAAPMGDPNASIPTPQPVHYRPMFAAFGRNGLQSSLLFASQAGIDSGIAQKYGLQRPLVAVKGCRTVTKRDMVHNAYMPKIEVDPETYVVRADGQLLTCEPAKVLPMAQRYFLF encoded by the coding sequence ATGGCGAACCGCATTCCCCGCAAAGCCTATGCCGGCATGTACGGCCCCACCGTGGGCGACAAGGTGCGGCTGGCCGATACCGACATCATCATCGAGGTCGAGAAGGATTTCACCTCGATGCCGCCCACAGCAAAAGCCGGCGAAGGCGGGTATTCCGCCAACACGCCGCTCTATGGCGAGGAAGTGAAATTCGGCGGCGGCAAGGTGATCCGCGACGGCATGGGCCAGAGCCAGGTGACCAATGCCGCCGGCGCGGTCGACACCGTGATCACCAATGCGCTGATCCTCGATCACTGGGGTATCGTGAAGGCCGATATCGGCCTGAAGAACGGCCGCATCCACGCCATCGGCAAGGCCGGCAACCCCGACATCCAGTCCGGCATCGACATCATTATCGGCCCCGGCACCGAGGCGATTGCGGGCGAAGGCAAGATCATCACCGCCGGCGGCTTCGACGCGCATATCCATTTCATCTGCCCGCAGCAGATCGAGGAAGCGCTGTGTTCCGGCGTCACCACCATGATGGGTGGCGGCACCGGTCCGGCGGCCGGCACGTCTGCGACCACCTGTACGCCCGGCCCGTTCCACATCATGCGCATGATGCAGGCAGCCGAAGCCTTCCCGATGAACATCGGCTTCCTCGGCAAGGGCAATGCCGCCAGGCCTGAGGGCCTGGTCGAGCAGGTTGCCGCCGGCGTCTGCGGCCTCAAGCTGCACGAGGACTGGGGCACCACGCCGGCCGCGATCGACAACTGCCTGAATGTGGCCGATGCGCATGACATCCAGGTCGCAATCCACACCGACACGCTGAACGAAAGCGGCTTCGTCGAAGACACGATTGCGGCGTTCAAGCACCGCACCATCCATGCCTTCCACACCGAAGGCGCCGGCGGCGGCCATGCGCCGGACATCATCAAGGTGGCGGGGCTGGCCAATGTGTTGCCCAGTTCCACCAATCCCACGATGCCCTACACGGTGAACACCGTGGACGAGCATCTCGACATGCTGATGGTCTGCCACCATCTCGATGCGCGCATCCCGGAAGATGTGGCGTTTGCCGACAGCCGCATCCGCCGCGAGACGATTGCGGCCGAAGATATCCTGCACGATCTCGGCGCGTTTTCGATGATGTCATCCGACAGCCAGGCGATGGGCCGCGTCGGCGAGGTGATCATCCGCACCTGGCAGACCGCCGACAAGATGAAGAAGCAGCGCGGCCGCCTGCCCGAGGAAAAGGGCGACAACGACAATGTCCGCGCCAGGCGCTACATCGCCAAATACACCATCAATCCGGCGCTCAGCCATGGCGTGGCGCATGAGATCGGTTCGGTCGAGGTCGGCAAATTCGCCGATCTGGTGATCTGGTCGCCGGCCTTTTTCGGCGTGAAGCCGGATATGATCCTCAAGGGCGGCAGCATCGCGGCGGCGCCGATGGGCGATCCCAATGCCTCGATCCCGACGCCGCAGCCGGTGCATTACCGCCCGATGTTCGCCGCCTTCGGCCGCAACGGGCTGCAATCGAGCCTGCTGTTCGCCAGCCAGGCCGGCATCGACAGCGGCATCGCGCAGAAATATGGCTTGCAGCGGCCGCTGGTCGCGGTGAAGGGCTGCCGCACCGTGACCAAGCGCGACATGGTGCATAACGCCTACATGCCGAAGATCGAGGTCGATCCGGAAACCTATGTTGTGCGCGCCGATGGCCAGCTGCTGACCTGTGAACCGGCCAAGGTGCTGCCGATGGCGCAGCGGTATTTCCTGTTCTAG
- a CDS encoding urease subunit beta: MIPGEIITPDGEVELNAGRPTVTLEIANSGDRPIQVGSHYHFFETNPALKFDRDKARGMRLDIPAGTAVRFEPGQTRSVNLVSFAGKREVYGFRADIMGKL; this comes from the coding sequence ATGATCCCCGGTGAAATCATTACCCCCGATGGCGAGGTCGAACTGAATGCCGGCCGCCCGACGGTGACGCTGGAGATCGCCAATAGCGGCGACCGGCCGATCCAGGTCGGCAGCCACTATCATTTCTTCGAAACCAATCCGGCGCTGAAATTCGACAGGGACAAAGCCCGAGGCATGCGGCTGGATATTCCGGCCGGCACCGCCGTGCGCTTCGAGCCGGGCCAGACGCGCAGCGTCAATCTGGTGTCGTTTGCCGGCAAGCGTGAAGTCTACGGCTTCCGCGCCGACATCATGGGCAAGCTCTGA
- a CDS encoding urease subunit gamma, with product MNLTPREKDKLLVAMAATVARRRLERGVKLNHPEAIALITDFVVEGARDGRSVADLMQAGATVITRAQVMDGIAEMIHEIQVEATFPDGTKLVTVHNPIR from the coding sequence ATGAATCTGACGCCCCGAGAAAAAGACAAGCTTCTGGTCGCCATGGCGGCCACCGTGGCGCGCCGCCGGCTGGAACGCGGCGTCAAGCTGAACCACCCGGAAGCCATCGCGCTGATCACCGATTTCGTCGTCGAGGGCGCGCGCGACGGGCGCTCTGTGGCCGACCTGATGCAGGCCGGCGCGACCGTGATCACCCGGGCGCAGGTGATGGACGGCATCGCCGAGATGATCCACGAGATTCAGGTCGAGGCCACCTTCCCGGACGGCACCAAGCTGGTGACCGTACATAATCCGATCCGCTAG
- the urtE gene encoding urea ABC transporter ATP-binding subunit UrtE — protein sequence MLQAANLNLYYGASHALRDVAVSAEIGKITCILGRNGVGKTSLMRALVGLQTVRSGSIMWEGQDITALKPHERAKRGIAMVPQGREIFPRLTVYENLETGLAPLPRGERKIEDEIFALFPVLHEMRNRRGGDLSGGQQQQLAIARALVTRPRLLLLDEPTEGIQPSIIKDIGRVIRDLANRGTMAIVLVEQYFDFARALADQFILLQRGEVVVEGDASRLDADDVRRYLTV from the coding sequence ATGTTGCAGGCTGCGAATCTCAATCTCTATTACGGTGCCAGCCATGCGCTCCGCGATGTCGCCGTTTCGGCCGAGATCGGCAAGATCACCTGTATCCTGGGCCGCAACGGCGTGGGCAAGACCTCGCTGATGCGCGCGCTGGTCGGCCTGCAGACGGTGCGGTCCGGTTCGATCATGTGGGAAGGCCAGGACATCACGGCGCTGAAGCCGCATGAGCGGGCGAAGCGCGGCATCGCCATGGTGCCGCAGGGCCGCGAGATTTTCCCGCGCCTGACCGTCTATGAAAACCTCGAAACCGGCCTGGCGCCGCTCCCCAGGGGCGAGCGCAAGATCGAGGACGAAATTTTTGCCCTGTTCCCGGTGCTGCACGAAATGCGCAACCGGCGCGGCGGCGACCTCTCGGGGGGACAGCAGCAGCAGCTGGCGATTGCGCGGGCCCTGGTCACGCGGCCCCGGCTGCTGCTGCTGGACGAGCCGACCGAGGGCATCCAGCCCTCCATCATCAAGGATATCGGCCGGGTGATCCGCGACCTGGCCAACCGCGGCACCATGGCCATCGTGCTGGTCGAGCAGTATTTCGACTTCGCCCGGGCGCTCGCCGACCAGTTCATCCTGCTGCAGCGCGGCGAGGTGGTGGTCGAAGGTGATGCCTCCCGACTGGATGCCGACGACGTCCGCCGCTATCTTACCGTCTGA
- the urtD gene encoding urea ABC transporter ATP-binding protein UrtD: MKRPAMPLPSPLLQPATAGLSPDVVDRVRVSDTQLYLDGVSVSFDGFRAINNLALMVAPGELRTIIGPNGAGKTTMMDIITGKTKPDAGEVLFAGRIDLTRLDEVAIANLGIGRKFQKPTVFENLTVFENFELALKSARGAWKTLLGRLNSEALDRIAWALDTVGLETKVEDIAGSLSHGQKQWLEIGMLLVQDTQLILLDEPVAGMTDAETKQTAELILTLKGERTLVVVEHDMEFVRDLGAKVTVLHEGSVLSEGTVDHVQNDPRVIEVYLGR; the protein is encoded by the coding sequence ATGAAACGCCCCGCCATGCCATTGCCGTCGCCGCTGCTGCAGCCCGCCACCGCCGGCCTTTCGCCCGACGTGGTCGACAGGGTCCGCGTCTCGGATACGCAACTCTATCTCGATGGTGTCTCTGTCTCTTTCGACGGCTTCAGGGCGATCAACAATCTCGCGCTCATGGTGGCGCCGGGCGAGTTGCGCACCATCATCGGGCCGAACGGCGCCGGCAAGACCACGATGATGGATATCATCACCGGCAAGACCAAGCCGGATGCCGGCGAGGTGCTGTTCGCCGGCCGCATCGACCTGACCAGGCTGGATGAAGTGGCGATTGCCAATCTCGGCATCGGCCGCAAATTCCAGAAGCCCACCGTGTTCGAGAATCTCACGGTGTTCGAGAATTTCGAGCTGGCGCTGAAGTCGGCGCGCGGCGCCTGGAAAACCCTGCTCGGCCGGCTGAATTCCGAGGCGCTCGACCGCATTGCCTGGGCGCTCGATACTGTCGGCCTGGAAACCAAGGTCGAGGATATTGCCGGCTCGCTCAGCCATGGCCAGAAGCAGTGGCTCGAGATCGGCATGCTCCTGGTGCAGGACACTCAACTTATATTGCTGGACGAGCCGGTCGCCGGCATGACCGATGCTGAGACCAAGCAGACCGCCGAACTGATCCTGACGCTCAAGGGCGAACGCACGCTGGTCGTCGTGGAGCACGATATGGAATTCGTGCGCGATCTCGGCGCCAAGGTCACCGTGCTGCATGAAGGCAGCGTGCTGTCGGAAGGCACGGTGGATCACGTGCAGAATGATCCACGCGTCATCGAAGTCTATCTGGGGCGCTGA
- the urtC gene encoding urea ABC transporter permease subunit UrtC, whose amino-acid sequence MRNQLETLAKPRPLLDRRGWAAFLAIGFVLIVLVPLLNILPGRGSMLHLSDYLIPLLGKYACYAILALSLDLVWGYAGILSLGHGAFFALGGYAMGMYLMRQIGTRGVYGHPVLPDFMVFLNWKELPWYWQGFDSFPFAMLMVLLAPGILALVLGWFAFRSRVTGVYISIVTQAMTFALLLAFFRNDMGFGGNNGLTDFKDILGFPIQAPSTRIGLYVVSVIVLGLCFLLCRFVTQSKLGRVLLAVRDAESRTRFLGYSPTAAKLFAFVLSALLAGIAGALYVPQVGIINPGEFSPANSIEIAIWVAVGGRGTLYGAILGGVVINLVKTWLTGAAPELWLFVLGGLFIASTLLFPKGIVGMVGQWKAWRDQKKAYALDDKAAAEKGAE is encoded by the coding sequence ATGCGTAACCAGTTGGAGACTCTCGCCAAGCCGCGCCCGCTGCTGGATCGCAGGGGCTGGGCCGCATTCCTCGCCATCGGCTTCGTGCTGATCGTGCTGGTGCCGCTGCTCAACATCCTGCCCGGTCGCGGCAGCATGCTGCATCTGTCGGATTACCTGATCCCGCTGCTGGGCAAATATGCCTGCTACGCCATCCTGGCGCTCAGCCTCGATCTGGTCTGGGGTTATGCCGGTATCCTGAGCCTCGGCCATGGCGCCTTCTTCGCGCTCGGCGGCTATGCCATGGGCATGTACCTGATGCGCCAGATCGGCACGCGCGGCGTCTACGGCCATCCCGTGCTTCCCGATTTCATGGTCTTCCTGAACTGGAAGGAACTGCCCTGGTACTGGCAGGGTTTCGACAGCTTCCCCTTCGCCATGCTGATGGTGCTGCTGGCGCCGGGCATCCTGGCGCTGGTGCTCGGCTGGTTCGCCTTCCGCAGCCGCGTCACCGGCGTCTATATCTCCATCGTCACCCAGGCGATGACTTTCGCTTTGCTGCTGGCCTTTTTCCGCAATGACATGGGCTTCGGCGGCAACAACGGTCTGACCGATTTCAAGGACATCCTCGGTTTCCCGATCCAGGCGCCGAGCACACGCATCGGGCTCTATGTCGTATCGGTGATCGTGCTCGGCCTGTGCTTCCTGCTCTGCCGCTTCGTCACGCAGTCCAAGCTCGGCCGCGTGCTGCTGGCCGTGAGGGACGCCGAAAGCCGCACGCGCTTCCTCGGCTATTCGCCGACCGCCGCCAAGCTGTTCGCCTTCGTGCTGTCGGCGCTGCTCGCGGGTATCGCCGGTGCGCTCTATGTGCCGCAGGTCGGCATCATCAATCCCGGCGAATTCTCGCCGGCCAATTCCATCGAGATCGCCATCTGGGTGGCGGTCGGCGGTCGCGGCACGCTCTATGGCGCCATCCTTGGCGGTGTGGTGATCAACCTGGTGAAAACCTGGCTCACCGGTGCGGCGCCCGAACTCTGGCTCTTCGTGCTCGGCGGCCTGTTCATTGCGTCGACACTGCTGTTCCCCAAGGGCATCGTCGGGATGGTCGGCCAGTGGAAAGCCTGGCGCGACCAGAAAAAGGCATATGCGCTGGATGACAAGGCCGCGGCCGAGAAGGGGGCTGAATAA
- the urtB gene encoding urea ABC transporter permease subunit UrtB, with amino-acid sequence MQRYLPLLLVVLMLALVASVRPAGAQDLTATLSGLTDSDPKPAIQALTQSSDDKAKAALAALAAGNLYLRLSDNAVVIGEKDGEMIVVTNAATGDIEDMAKPEDLQAIAVPEEAKALLAGAGPAASSEPVDFATALAGLKSDSFADKGKAIDALTALGDVRAIPVFRALADGRLLLRKSDGLMVIGAPSGNEIALTSPLDGSSLGAVSAGTLEPLFVNNNLRNVLREAVGRLGLSSSDQAARSMAANALLENATPETVALLREAYGRESVDGVKRVMALSLAAAEIAHPDKVKRLDSIAVLGTASDLRVRALLQARLNQEQDADVKAALVKAFDRMQTKITLYSYVENFIQGISLGSVLLLAAVGLAITFGVMGVINMAHGEMIMLGAYSAYLTQEIFRALLPPGWIGAYLIVALPVAFLIAAAVGVAIERGVIRFLYGRPLETMLATWGVSLCLQQAVRSIFGATNKEVANPSWMTGAIEVAGGLAVTWNRVYIIIFCFLVLGLIALILKRTAFGLHMRAVTQNRQMAAVMGIPTARVDAMTFALGSGIAGMAGVALSQIGNVSPNLGTIYIVDSFLVVVFGGVGSLMGTLVGALTLGVVNKILEPVAGAVLGKVVVLVCIILFIQKRPRGLFAAKGRSADA; translated from the coding sequence ATGCAACGCTATCTGCCCCTTCTGCTGGTCGTCCTGATGCTGGCGCTGGTCGCCAGCGTGCGCCCCGCCGGTGCGCAGGACCTGACCGCCACGCTGTCCGGCCTGACCGACAGTGATCCCAAACCGGCCATTCAGGCGCTGACACAGAGCAGCGACGACAAGGCAAAAGCCGCGCTTGCCGCTCTGGCCGCGGGCAATCTCTATCTGCGGCTTTCCGACAACGCCGTGGTGATCGGCGAGAAGGACGGCGAGATGATCGTCGTGACCAACGCTGCCACCGGCGATATCGAGGATATGGCGAAACCGGAAGATCTGCAGGCCATTGCGGTGCCCGAGGAAGCCAAGGCCTTGCTGGCCGGCGCCGGTCCCGCCGCCAGCAGTGAACCGGTCGATTTCGCCACCGCGCTGGCTGGCCTGAAGAGCGACAGTTTCGCCGACAAGGGCAAGGCCATCGACGCGCTGACCGCATTGGGCGATGTGCGCGCCATTCCTGTCTTCCGCGCGCTGGCCGATGGCCGGCTGCTGCTGCGCAAGTCGGACGGCCTGATGGTGATCGGCGCGCCGAGCGGCAACGAGATCGCGCTGACCTCGCCGCTGGACGGCAGTTCGCTTGGGGCGGTGTCGGCGGGCACGCTGGAGCCGCTGTTCGTCAACAACAACCTGCGCAATGTGCTGCGTGAGGCGGTCGGCCGTCTGGGCTTGAGCAGTTCCGATCAGGCCGCGCGCAGCATGGCCGCCAATGCACTGCTGGAAAATGCCACCCCCGAAACCGTCGCGCTGCTGCGGGAGGCCTATGGTCGTGAATCGGTGGATGGCGTGAAACGCGTGATGGCACTCAGCCTGGCGGCCGCCGAGATTGCGCATCCCGACAAGGTGAAACGCCTCGACTCTATCGCGGTGCTGGGCACGGCATCCGATCTGCGCGTGCGCGCCCTGCTGCAGGCCCGCCTGAATCAAGAGCAGGATGCCGATGTGAAGGCGGCGCTGGTGAAAGCCTTCGACCGGATGCAGACCAAGATCACGCTCTATTCCTATGTCGAGAATTTCATCCAGGGCATCTCGCTCGGGTCGGTGCTGCTGCTTGCGGCCGTCGGCCTCGCCATCACCTTTGGCGTGATGGGCGTGATCAACATGGCGCATGGCGAGATGATCATGCTCGGCGCCTATTCGGCCTATCTGACGCAGGAAATCTTCCGTGCCCTGCTGCCGCCCGGCTGGATCGGCGCCTATCTGATCGTGGCGCTGCCGGTCGCCTTCCTGATCGCGGCGGCTGTTGGCGTCGCCATCGAACGCGGCGTGATCCGCTTCCTTTACGGCCGGCCGCTGGAAACCATGCTGGCCACCTGGGGCGTCAGCCTCTGCCTGCAGCAGGCGGTGCGCAGCATCTTCGGCGCCACCAACAAGGAAGTCGCCAATCCCTCCTGGATGACCGGCGCCATCGAAGTCGCCGGCGGCCTGGCCGTCACCTGGAACCGCGTCTACATCATCATCTTCTGCTTCCTGGTGCTGGGCCTGATCGCGCTGATCCTCAAGCGCACGGCGTTTGGCCTGCATATGCGCGCCGTGACGCAGAACCGCCAGATGGCCGCCGTGATGGGCATTCCCACCGCGCGCGTCGATGCCATGACCTTCGCGCTGGGCTCCGGCATCGCCGGCATGGCTGGCGTGGCGCTCAGCCAGATCGGCAATGTCTCACCCAATCTGGGTACCATCTACATCGTCGACAGCTTCCTCGTCGTCGTCTTCGGCGGCGTCGGCAGCCTGATGGGCACGCTGGTCGGTGCGCTCACGCTCGGCGTCGTCAACAAGATCCTTGAACCGGTGGCCGGCGCTGTGCTCGGCAAGGTGGTGGTGCTGGTCTGCATCATCCTGTTCATCCAGAAACGCCCGCGCGGGCTGTTCGCGGCCAAGGGGCGCTCCGCCGATGCGTAA
- the urtA gene encoding urea ABC transporter substrate-binding protein, producing MLGAVAVGSAPVMAQDTIKVGVLHSLSGTMAISETTLKDTVLMMVDDINKKGGLLGKKVEAVVVDPASNWPLFAEKARELISKEKVSVVFGCWTSVSRKSVLPVFEELNSMLFYPVQYEGEESSKNVFYTGAAPNQQAIPAVEYLMSKEGGEVKRWVLAGTDYVYPRTTNKILESFLKAKGVKQEDIMINYTPFGHSDWQTIVADIKKFGSAGKKTAVVSTINGDANVPFYKELSNAGIKASDIPVVAFSVGEEELAGIDTKDLVGHLAAWNYFQSVKNPTNDAFIKQWKTFIKNDKRVTNDPMEATYIGFKMWAQAVAQAGTTNVDAVRQAMYGQKVKAPSGFTSVMNTNHHLSKPVLIGEIRPDGQFNTVWQTKGPVKADAWSKFIPESAKLTADWTFPWVCGNCEKPKYAALVN from the coding sequence ATGCTGGGCGCAGTCGCCGTCGGCAGTGCGCCGGTTATGGCGCAGGACACGATCAAGGTTGGCGTCCTGCATTCGCTGTCCGGCACCATGGCGATCTCGGAGACGACCCTGAAGGACACCGTCCTGATGATGGTCGATGACATCAACAAGAAGGGCGGTCTGCTCGGCAAGAAGGTCGAGGCGGTCGTGGTCGACCCGGCCTCCAACTGGCCGCTGTTTGCCGAAAAGGCGCGCGAACTGATCTCGAAGGAAAAGGTCTCGGTGGTGTTCGGCTGCTGGACCTCGGTGAGCCGCAAGTCGGTGCTGCCGGTGTTCGAGGAACTCAACAGCATGCTGTTCTACCCCGTCCAGTATGAGGGCGAGGAAAGCTCGAAGAACGTGTTCTACACCGGTGCGGCGCCGAACCAGCAGGCGATCCCGGCGGTGGAATACCTGATGAGCAAGGAAGGCGGCGAAGTGAAGCGCTGGGTCCTGGCCGGCACTGACTACGTCTATCCGCGCACCACCAACAAGATCCTGGAATCCTTCCTGAAAGCCAAGGGCGTGAAGCAGGAAGACATCATGATCAACTACACGCCGTTCGGTCATTCCGACTGGCAGACCATCGTGGCCGACATCAAGAAGTTCGGCTCGGCGGGCAAGAAGACCGCCGTGGTCTCGACCATCAACGGCGACGCCAACGTGCCGTTCTACAAGGAACTGTCCAACGCGGGCATCAAGGCCTCCGATATTCCGGTCGTGGCCTTCTCGGTCGGCGAAGAGGAACTCGCCGGCATCGACACCAAGGATCTGGTCGGCCATCTGGCTGCCTGGAACTACTTCCAGTCGGTGAAGAACCCGACCAACGATGCCTTCATCAAGCAGTGGAAGACCTTCATCAAGAACGACAAGCGCGTCACCAACGACCCGATGGAAGCCACCTATATCGGCTTCAAGATGTGGGCCCAGGCGGTTGCGCAGGCCGGCACCACCAACGTGGATGCCGTGCGTCAGGCGATGTATGGCCAGAAGGTGAAGGCTCCCTCGGGCTTCACCTCGGTGATGAATACCAATCACCACCTGTCCAAGCCGGTGCTGATCGGTGAAATCCGCCCCGACGGCCAGTTCAACACCGTCTGGCAGACCAAGGGTCCGGTGAAGGCCGACGCCTGGTCGAAGTTCATCCCGGAAAGCGCCAAGCTGACCGCCGACTGGACCTTCCCCTGGGTCTGCGGCAACTGCGAGAAGCCGAAATACGCGGCCCTCGTCAACTAA
- a CDS encoding urease accessory protein UreD, with product MTAAPAPRLQRANGALTLRFTAERNGGQDDGGTRLADLYQSDPCRALLPSPDPGEPITAVLITTAGGLTGGDRLNLSVTVDAHATALCTPQAAEKIYRSPDDSAAQIDLTLDVAADAALEWLPQEMILFDGARLDRRIAVSLKADSRLLAGDITVFGRTARGERFASGSLFDRWQVRRDGRLIWTDATRLKDDTTALLDHPAGFAGAAAQAVILYQGPDAAGARDCLRELPGREPGCEWGATVIDSLLLVRLLDADAARLRRQFARLWSALRPGLDLRPAMPRLWKF from the coding sequence GTGACAGCGGCACCGGCACCGCGCCTGCAGCGCGCCAATGGCGCGCTCACCCTGCGTTTCACCGCTGAACGGAATGGCGGGCAGGACGATGGTGGCACGCGCCTGGCCGATCTCTATCAGTCCGATCCTTGTCGTGCCCTGCTGCCGTCGCCCGATCCGGGCGAGCCGATCACAGCCGTGCTGATCACCACGGCCGGCGGCCTGACCGGTGGCGACCGGTTGAATCTCTCTGTCACTGTCGATGCCCATGCTACCGCACTCTGTACGCCGCAGGCCGCCGAGAAAATCTACCGTTCTCCCGATGACAGCGCGGCACAGATTGATCTGACTCTCGATGTCGCGGCCGATGCGGCGCTGGAATGGCTGCCGCAGGAGATGATCCTGTTCGATGGCGCGCGGCTGGATCGCCGCATTGCCGTGTCGCTCAAGGCCGACAGCCGTCTGCTGGCTGGCGACATCACGGTGTTCGGTCGCACCGCGCGCGGCGAGCGCTTTGCCTCTGGCAGCCTGTTCGACCGCTGGCAGGTGCGCCGCGACGGCCGCCTGATCTGGACCGATGCCACCCGCCTGAAGGACGACACGACGGCTCTGCTCGATCATCCCGCCGGCTTTGCCGGTGCGGCGGCACAGGCGGTGATCCTCTATCAGGGCCCGGATGCGGCTGGCGCGCGCGACTGCCTGCGCGAACTTCCCGGTCGCGAACCCGGCTGCGAATGGGGCGCGACGGTGATCGATAGCCTGCTGCTGGTCCGGCTGCTCGATGCCGATGCCGCCCGATTGCGCCGGCAGTTTGCCCGCCTGTGGTCGGCCCTGAGGCCCGGACTCGACCTGCGGCCGGCGATGCCGAGGCTCTGGAAGTTCTGA
- a CDS encoding sugar phosphate isomerase/epimerase family protein — MTKPGPLSLNTATVKEQWSLQQCIEGCARHGITGISPWRDKLAEYTTAKAAKHIREVGLTVTGLCRGGMFPAADAAGRQAAIEDNKRAIDDAAALNAQCLVLVVGGMPSGSRDLAGARSQVQDGIAAVLEHARAANVPLAIEPLHPMYAADRACVNTVAQALDICDALGSGPNDRHLGVAVDVYHVWWDPTLAAQIRRANKRVLAFHVCDWLVPTTDLLLDRGMMGDGVIDIPSIRAMVEGVGYDGFCEVEIMSTGNWWKKDADAVLKTCIERHATVV; from the coding sequence ATGACGAAACCGGGTCCTCTGTCGCTCAATACGGCGACTGTGAAGGAACAGTGGTCGCTGCAGCAGTGTATCGAAGGCTGCGCGCGCCATGGCATTACCGGCATTTCGCCCTGGCGCGACAAGCTGGCGGAGTACACGACCGCGAAAGCCGCGAAACATATCCGTGAGGTCGGCCTGACCGTCACCGGTCTCTGCCGCGGCGGCATGTTCCCCGCCGCAGATGCGGCCGGGCGGCAGGCGGCGATCGAGGACAACAAGCGCGCGATTGATGATGCCGCTGCCCTGAACGCGCAGTGCCTGGTGCTGGTGGTTGGCGGCATGCCTTCTGGTTCCCGCGATCTCGCCGGGGCCCGGAGCCAAGTGCAGGATGGCATCGCGGCTGTGCTGGAACATGCCCGCGCGGCCAATGTGCCGCTGGCGATCGAACCGCTGCATCCGATGTATGCCGCCGACCGCGCCTGCGTGAACACGGTGGCGCAGGCGCTCGATATCTGCGATGCGCTCGGTTCCGGGCCGAACGACCGCCATCTCGGCGTCGCCGTCGACGTCTATCATGTCTGGTGGGACCCGACCCTGGCGGCGCAGATCAGGCGGGCGAACAAGCGCGTGCTGGCTTTCCATGTCTGCGACTGGCTGGTGCCGACCACCGACCTGCTGCTGGATCGAGGGATGATGGGCGATGGCGTGATTGACATCCCGTCGATCCGCGCCATGGTCGAAGGCGTCGGCTATGACGGTTTCTGTGAGGTCGAGATCATGTCGACCGGCAACTGGTGGAAGAAGGACGCCGATGCGGTGCTGAAGACCTGCATCGAGCGCCACGCCACGGTGGTCTAA